One Erysipelothrix amsterdamensis DNA window includes the following coding sequences:
- a CDS encoding YhcH/YjgK/YiaL family protein: MIYDRISNAHLYLGLSSELDEVLKDIQTTISEPSSTLIKNFINFETGLEEEKSYELHRDYFDVHVILEGTEYFKMTHKDQLIHQTDYDEAGDILFGDCETHCTKGSLPPKSFVVFFEHEAHKVGYDLVGNNPISKIVYKVRV, encoded by the coding sequence ATGATCTACGACCGTATCAGTAATGCACATTTATACCTTGGTTTAAGCTCAGAACTGGATGAGGTATTGAAGGATATACAGACAACGATTTCTGAACCCTCATCAACTTTAATTAAAAACTTCATTAATTTTGAGACCGGTCTTGAAGAAGAAAAGTCTTATGAATTACATCGTGATTATTTTGATGTACATGTCATTTTAGAGGGTACCGAATATTTTAAAATGACACACAAAGATCAACTCATTCATCAAACTGACTATGATGAAGCAGGTGATATTTTGTTTGGAGATTGCGAAACACATTGTACTAAAGGTTCTCTACCACCCAAGAGTTTTGTTGTTTTCTTTGAGCATGAAGCCCATAAGGTGGGTTATGACCTCGTAGGTAATAATCCCATTTCTAAAATTGTCTATAAGGTTCGTGTTTAA
- a CDS encoding LysR family transcriptional regulator, which produces MNISFYRAFVDVAKYKSITRAAELANISQPALSQQIKAMETHLDCTLFERTHKGVALTDEGEVVLKYATRLISCHDKMIKEVENLKHDKNHRINIMATPIVYAYALPCTIHSIKENFESYDLEMKAASSIEIENQIVEGKADIGFIIGTPLDESLYCRPLIQDPYYLVASTDLDVPDTLTVEELYEYQVLMLKKSQKCRQLLSQQLEKCHVDESRLRIPYELDTTESIKTSTVRGFGLAFLPYMSIKKEVYNKQLKIIKLEGFEFMSEYHLIRKNITDENMEEHLEIMHYIEDQVDATKC; this is translated from the coding sequence ATGAATATTAGTTTTTATCGGGCATTTGTAGATGTCGCAAAATATAAAAGCATCACACGTGCTGCGGAACTTGCGAATATCTCTCAACCCGCATTGAGTCAACAAATCAAAGCAATGGAAACCCACCTTGACTGTACGCTTTTTGAACGGACCCACAAAGGGGTGGCGCTCACGGATGAAGGCGAAGTCGTTTTAAAATATGCAACACGATTGATTTCATGTCACGATAAAATGATCAAAGAAGTCGAAAACCTTAAACATGATAAAAATCATCGCATCAATATTATGGCAACACCAATTGTATATGCTTATGCCCTTCCTTGCACCATCCACAGCATTAAAGAAAATTTTGAATCCTATGATTTAGAAATGAAAGCCGCGTCCAGTATTGAAATTGAAAATCAAATTGTAGAAGGAAAGGCAGACATCGGTTTTATCATTGGAACGCCTCTTGATGAATCCCTTTATTGCCGTCCTTTAATTCAAGATCCATACTACCTGGTCGCAAGTACGGATTTAGATGTTCCAGATACCTTAACGGTCGAAGAACTTTATGAATATCAAGTATTGATGTTGAAGAAGTCCCAAAAGTGCCGTCAGTTACTCAGCCAACAACTTGAGAAATGTCATGTTGATGAATCAAGATTACGCATCCCTTATGAATTGGATACAACTGAATCCATTAAAACATCAACCGTGCGTGGATTCGGCCTGGCATTCTTGCCTTACATGTCTATTAAAAAAGAAGTTTATAATAAACAACTTAAAATTATTAAACTTGAAGGATTTGAGTTTATGTCAGAGTACCATCTCATCCGTAAAAATATTACAGACGAAAATATGGAAGAACACCTAGAAATTATGCACTATATTGAAGATCAAGTTGATGCGACGAAGTGTTAG
- a CDS encoding acyltransferase family protein — protein sequence MTTLKQRYLWIDNFKGILIMLVVFGHGFEFLRHDFKSLQFIYNLIYMIHMPAFVFISGYLSKNIQKGRNDAFRNFFIPFFIFNTLWALLKMLPIGMQTSDSLPIFSFLTPGWAMWFLLAMFIWKLLLPSLLQVKDIFALSLFIGVIGGLFTEFGDYLTLSRVLVFLPYFLAGYFTSHQTIEEIQSQPKRYPFLVLTLLIIAAYLYTFILKLPAEFLWGDRSYHELFSTMGYPMLLALVRYGLGFMGIYVLLNLVPDRKTPFKRFGKNSLNIYMFHTYLLVLMAPITFNLDNLYLRLLLVLSWCGVILYTLSNKRIVSYYDRFLFYIYRRLFRPQDQ from the coding sequence ATGACTACACTTAAACAACGATACCTTTGGATCGATAATTTCAAAGGAATACTTATTATGCTGGTCGTATTTGGACATGGATTTGAATTTTTACGTCATGACTTCAAAAGTCTTCAGTTCATCTATAATCTCATCTATATGATTCATATGCCTGCCTTTGTGTTTATTTCAGGGTATCTTTCTAAAAATATTCAAAAGGGACGTAATGATGCATTTCGCAACTTCTTTATTCCATTCTTTATTTTTAATACACTTTGGGCTTTGTTGAAGATGCTTCCAATTGGAATGCAAACTTCAGATTCATTACCTATTTTTAGTTTTCTAACACCTGGATGGGCAATGTGGTTTCTTCTTGCTATGTTTATTTGGAAGTTACTTTTACCATCATTGCTTCAAGTCAAAGATATCTTTGCTCTAAGCTTATTTATTGGCGTTATCGGAGGTCTTTTCACAGAGTTTGGGGACTATTTAACCTTGTCTCGTGTTCTTGTCTTCTTGCCCTATTTTCTTGCAGGGTATTTCACCTCACATCAAACTATTGAGGAAATCCAGTCACAACCAAAACGTTATCCTTTCCTTGTACTTACCCTACTAATCATTGCGGCATATCTCTATACCTTTATCCTCAAACTTCCAGCCGAGTTTCTATGGGGAGATCGTTCGTATCATGAACTCTTTTCCACAATGGGATATCCAATGCTTTTAGCCTTAGTGCGTTATGGTCTTGGTTTTATGGGTATTTATGTTCTCCTCAATCTTGTGCCAGACCGTAAGACACCTTTTAAACGCTTTGGGAAAAACTCTTTAAATATCTATATGTTTCATACATATCTACTCGTACTAATGGCTCCGATTACATTTAACCTTGATAATCTCTATCTAAGACTTCTTCTTGTTTTAAGTTGGTGTGGTGTAATTCTTTATACACTCTCAAACAAACGTATTGTATCTTACTATGATCGATTCTTATTCTATATTTATCGGCGTCTCTTTAGACCTCAGGACCAATAA
- a CDS encoding GNAT family N-acetyltransferase: protein MNIEKKWFQDLTKEELFEMYRLRIDVFVVEQECAYQEIDDFDLTALHVFARDDAGVLVGYGRVYDAGDFNTFGRVLILPKLRNQALGSILVQTLIDTIKTTLKDKPIQIHAIASLKNFYEKRGFKAIGPIVVEDGIEHIDMEYCA, encoded by the coding sequence ATGAATATTGAGAAGAAATGGTTTCAAGATTTAACGAAAGAAGAGTTGTTTGAGATGTATCGCTTACGTATTGATGTTTTTGTGGTTGAACAAGAATGTGCTTATCAAGAGATCGATGATTTTGATTTAACGGCACTTCATGTTTTTGCTCGGGATGATGCAGGCGTTTTAGTCGGCTATGGGCGTGTTTATGACGCGGGTGACTTCAATACCTTCGGACGTGTTTTAATCTTGCCTAAACTGCGTAATCAAGCTCTGGGCTCAATTCTCGTTCAAACGCTAATTGATACCATCAAGACAACCCTCAAAGATAAACCGATACAAATTCATGCAATCGCATCCCTTAAAAACTTTTATGAGAAAAGAGGGTTTAAAGCCATTGGACCCATCGTCGTTGAAGATGGAATTGAACACATTGATATGGAATATTGTGCTTAG
- a CDS encoding DNA-3-methyladenine glycosylase I yields MEKQRCEWANRNPLEMMYHDTEWGRKSEDDRYLFEMLILEGMQSGLSWTTIIAKREGMREAFANFEPARLIRFTEEDVERLVLNLNIIRHRLKIQAVISNAHAYYKLTEVHDSLAKFLWHYVDYKPIINHYNDMSEVPASTPLSIQISKDLKKLGFKFVGPTTIYALMQAVGMVDDHLEDCFLKIHE; encoded by the coding sequence ATGGAAAAACAACGCTGCGAGTGGGCGAATCGTAATCCCTTAGAAATGATGTATCACGATACAGAATGGGGTCGTAAATCTGAAGATGATCGCTATTTATTTGAAATGTTGATTTTAGAAGGTATGCAAAGTGGTTTAAGTTGGACCACGATTATTGCGAAACGTGAGGGGATGCGCGAAGCCTTTGCGAATTTCGAACCGGCACGACTTATCCGCTTTACCGAAGAGGATGTAGAACGTCTTGTTTTAAATCTGAATATTATCCGCCACCGTCTTAAAATTCAGGCAGTAATATCCAATGCGCATGCATACTACAAACTAACAGAAGTTCATGACAGTCTCGCAAAGTTTTTATGGCATTATGTTGACTACAAACCAATCATCAATCATTACAATGATATGTCAGAAGTTCCAGCATCCACACCACTATCAATTCAAATCAGTAAAGATTTAAAGAAACTGGGATTTAAGTTTGTCGGTCCAACGACAATTTATGCTCTCATGCAAGCTGTGGGCATGGTTGATGATCATTTAGAAGATTGTTTTCTTAAAATACATGAATAA
- a CDS encoding sulfurtransferase TusA family protein, with protein sequence MKRIDCLGEICPYPMLLLQKEYDALCSGESVLLVTDHHCTLSAVGVYCDAQGFRYSPNEVIPGVWEITITAKQ encoded by the coding sequence ATGAAACGGATTGATTGTTTAGGCGAAATTTGTCCTTACCCAATGCTTTTACTCCAAAAAGAATATGATGCCTTATGTTCTGGAGAGTCTGTTTTATTGGTTACAGATCATCATTGTACTTTATCTGCCGTTGGTGTTTATTGTGATGCGCAGGGGTTTCGTTACAGCCCTAATGAGGTAATACCTGGTGTGTGGGAAATTACGATTACCGCAAAACAATAA
- a CDS encoding peptidase: protein MVVSENGEVEFELNYSKEVKAAEGEAEAINRDEKHSFKVNVTEIEEAKAEEPKVEEPKAEEPKAEEPKVEEPEADEDVVDGQKVSVDGLGIQGLSIVSDGTVISRDPGDTRPVNILFNGAQTNANTALYSGSLEIDLSSAPLVVDKSKVKSTNSSVKLQSYDTQSKIMKFKIEDGFSGSFSIQFPADVSVAAVPSTTSVVSAKMNGKDNTGAEFEEAAAQSGTINITGNPGSFVEADSTNFASWSYARNWNGSVYAGGVIGWFVNSFSGQELHFSDLKIVRKNHNLNFDLCDGVNPHIDDSKLQTRRYLVKNDGDETIVSYGEVSLSRFDLRQNTKVPSGTASGSYNFEYEIYNGNNLIGTLNQKTTVLPDGTMLRPVHMVSPTTAGEGDRVIYRTAVGVDGSGPYPTKNLEEIILIPSEFKPIRVGGNAMVHSYETNNSGVYTQITDGEDISSISNITRIKLSRSVTISNQTDNHQYIEGILQNTTPGQSVDFEIEKVNYIDTVGVQHEYFSEGGTNPKTVSVEIQSSSNNLGTTQLQVGDVDGGYPGTGYGVIPTAPTMKARFSTLLTIQNGGGPTITNPYVFMIAPEGLEVNTNISRHGIRLNTRPLDHSYVGRDVFIRNEQPELEKIPLSNGKVIYLYKLKNDELVGTRDFGELLQVQFNVDSSKLIAGKYDVEFGAGSFDSEIETVNSPKYSSKNLSQEEKDLIGTSAETYQGRTKSFEITRANGVKTNSGVKGGLDANWLNGDGVIGTSKPYSNVYFGYTLENEGTLPIDRFTIIDTLPNLGDSTITTGIGRGSNFKVNATGSIKVLINGAESNRYLISYSTSENPERFDASGNIIAGAAWTTSKPVDDTTIRAIKVEMIDKLMPTDKLYIEFEGVLPAETPRDDSMAYNSIAYRGETTSGSITNVDALELTKTGVKASKPTEKGVLEGQLYYDLNKNGQNNSEAGMNGITVELYDANDLNTALESTTTSVGNGVDGMFGFIDKPNGDYQIKVVFDSDVKAESFGTDQVEIDSSGKFGWLKKSGSKVFKVSDIFGTEEIKDINGALTLMTNISGGVVFVDKDDNIVTSNYGKNWKVELMLNGLVIKTMQTGTNGSFSMVDEVLPQNDNYVLKFTNTANSKDFKYSSVLNDLHDGTATERVIMGHTYTNGILYITDTDTPEIKNLTADKALQPTDISYSVTDATTDVTEAWTIKNASGATIASGTKQADVKAAIAAIDAAGEYTFEIVATDAAKNEAKGTTTFKFIPKTAGNEPVLNVTGTSKTVELGSAKPNLKTAFGVTATDKLGGAIADAQITATEIDSIPVDSSGNVTTEGSYKVKLEVTDPTTGLKANKEVTVTVVDTTAPVLTVTPTTINLNLKKGKANALTFDEFVENHLTMTMVEAGSQTGIKLQSDDYSVDFANNGTNTFKVYVVDSAVAKNKSNEVSITVNVEMFDEIDDNNNEAINAHDFNIKLSDVNDANLIIGADAKAYDISVSPKNPVGLTVVSPLPTTVGDHTVKFETEKGTSKEVKAHVFDDIDSGTKEAINGHDFNIKLSDVNDANLIAGADAAAFDVTTNTPVSVAIATVTHSITSVGDYPVKFETAAGTSKEVTAHVYDEINPINNEAINAHDFVIQLSYVNEANVKQLSGLKAFDLSVDPAVQLNNDDINVSALPTTSGVHNITFTTAKGSSITVKAHVFDIVDNVNKIAINANDFSMLIDDVNEAKFIENSGVEAFDVSDVNNITPITDIKVISQLPTTVGKHKVKFEATNAAGNTENIEVDASLFDHGTITPGQGSIFANNFDMKMKNMNNASVIAAAGVTAFDANGNAVDVKDIKLVSALPTTAGFHNFIFEANGVQVTVLGHVTARYQVVGHDLNMTMAEFKAFKANGTIEKEIIKRAEGKVINLDTGEIAELASVDYHTADITKLAPGKYDVVLNYTIDGDFIDEETPSTFGMNKTISKHVNLNITDDSNSGNGSNNGSNNGSNNGSTNGSQNGSGNGTNTDKNASSLPSTGIAVDSTPVLLASGLVVLGFVLMLMNKKKKNEDQ, encoded by the coding sequence ATGGTTGTATCTGAGAATGGTGAAGTTGAATTTGAACTAAACTATTCAAAAGAGGTCAAAGCAGCAGAAGGTGAAGCTGAAGCGATTAACCGCGATGAAAAACATAGCTTTAAAGTTAATGTAACTGAAATCGAAGAAGCTAAAGCAGAAGAGCCCAAAGTTGAAGAACCTAAGGCAGAGGAACCTAAGGCAGAAGAACCTAAAGTGGAAGAACCTGAAGCTGATGAAGATGTAGTGGATGGACAAAAAGTTTCTGTTGATGGATTAGGTATACAAGGGTTGTCAATCGTTAGTGATGGAACAGTAATAAGCCGTGATCCAGGAGATACAAGACCAGTAAATATTCTCTTTAATGGTGCTCAAACTAATGCCAATACAGCTTTGTATAGTGGAAGTCTAGAAATTGATTTATCATCTGCACCATTAGTGGTGGATAAGAGTAAAGTTAAATCTACAAATAGTTCAGTCAAATTGCAATCATACGATACACAAAGTAAAATTATGAAGTTTAAAATTGAAGATGGCTTTTCCGGATCGTTTAGCATCCAATTCCCTGCAGATGTAAGTGTGGCTGCAGTACCATCAACAACTTCAGTAGTTTCCGCAAAAATGAATGGTAAAGATAACACTGGGGCGGAATTTGAAGAAGCTGCTGCACAAAGTGGAACAATAAATATAACAGGTAATCCTGGGTCTTTTGTTGAAGCTGACAGTACAAATTTCGCTTCTTGGAGTTATGCAAGAAACTGGAACGGATCTGTATATGCAGGTGGAGTAATAGGATGGTTTGTGAATAGTTTTTCAGGTCAAGAATTACACTTCTCAGATTTGAAAATTGTGAGAAAAAATCATAATTTAAATTTTGATTTATGTGATGGAGTTAATCCTCATATTGATGATTCTAAGTTGCAAACACGTCGTTATTTGGTGAAAAATGATGGTGATGAAACAATAGTAAGTTATGGCGAAGTATCGCTTTCAAGATTTGATCTTCGACAAAATACTAAGGTTCCATCTGGAACTGCAAGTGGATCTTATAACTTCGAATACGAAATATATAATGGTAATAATTTAATTGGAACTCTAAATCAAAAAACAACTGTTCTTCCAGATGGCACGATGCTTAGACCTGTTCATATGGTCTCACCTACTACCGCAGGAGAAGGTGATCGCGTTATATATCGAACAGCTGTAGGAGTCGATGGAAGTGGTCCATATCCTACTAAAAACCTTGAAGAAATTATTTTAATACCATCAGAGTTTAAACCAATTAGAGTTGGTGGGAACGCAATGGTTCATTCATATGAAACTAATAATTCTGGTGTTTACACACAAATTACAGACGGAGAAGACATTTCATCAATTAGTAACATAACACGAATAAAGCTGTCTCGATCTGTAACTATTTCAAATCAAACTGATAATCATCAATATATTGAAGGTATTCTACAAAATACGACTCCAGGTCAAAGTGTAGATTTCGAAATTGAAAAGGTTAACTATATTGATACAGTAGGGGTTCAACATGAGTATTTTTCCGAAGGTGGAACTAACCCAAAAACTGTATCCGTTGAGATTCAAAGTAGTTCAAATAATTTAGGAACTACTCAGTTGCAAGTTGGTGACGTAGATGGTGGATACCCAGGTACTGGGTATGGAGTGATTCCAACAGCACCGACTATGAAAGCGCGCTTCTCTACTTTATTAACTATACAAAATGGTGGTGGACCAACAATTACCAATCCATATGTATTTATGATTGCCCCGGAAGGATTAGAGGTCAATACCAATATAAGTCGCCATGGTATCCGTTTGAATACAAGACCGTTAGATCACTCATATGTTGGGCGTGATGTATTTATTCGAAATGAACAACCAGAACTTGAAAAGATTCCATTGAGTAATGGAAAAGTAATCTATCTATATAAGTTGAAAAATGATGAGCTAGTTGGAACACGTGATTTTGGAGAACTATTACAAGTTCAATTTAATGTGGATAGTTCCAAACTAATCGCTGGGAAATATGATGTTGAGTTTGGTGCAGGTAGTTTCGATAGTGAAATAGAAACGGTTAACTCACCAAAATATAGTTCTAAGAACCTCAGCCAAGAAGAAAAAGACTTGATTGGCACTAGTGCGGAAACTTATCAAGGACGTACAAAATCATTTGAAATAACACGAGCAAATGGCGTTAAAACGAATTCAGGGGTTAAGGGTGGACTTGATGCTAACTGGCTTAACGGTGACGGCGTAATTGGTACATCAAAACCTTATAGCAATGTTTATTTTGGATATACATTAGAAAATGAAGGAACACTACCAATTGATCGCTTTACAATAATCGATACTTTACCTAATTTGGGAGATTCTACAATTACTACAGGAATTGGTCGCGGTTCTAATTTTAAAGTTAATGCAACAGGTAGTATTAAAGTACTCATAAATGGTGCTGAATCAAATCGTTATTTGATTAGTTACTCAACAAGTGAGAATCCAGAAAGATTTGATGCATCAGGTAATATTATCGCAGGTGCAGCTTGGACAACAAGTAAACCAGTTGATGATACTACAATACGAGCAATAAAAGTTGAAATGATTGATAAATTAATGCCTACGGATAAACTCTATATTGAATTTGAAGGTGTTCTCCCAGCAGAAACCCCTCGAGATGATTCGATGGCTTACAACAGTATTGCATACCGTGGTGAAACTACAAGCGGTTCAATTACAAATGTTGATGCTTTAGAGCTTACAAAAACAGGCGTTAAAGCTTCAAAACCAACAGAAAAAGGTGTTCTAGAAGGCCAGTTATACTATGATTTAAATAAGAACGGCCAAAATAATAGTGAAGCAGGTATGAACGGTATTACAGTAGAACTATACGATGCAAACGACCTAAATACCGCTTTAGAGTCAACAACTACTTCTGTAGGTAATGGTGTAGATGGTATGTTTGGGTTTATTGACAAACCAAACGGTGATTACCAAATCAAGGTTGTATTTGACAGTGATGTTAAAGCTGAATCATTTGGAACAGATCAAGTAGAAATTGATTCTTCCGGAAAATTCGGGTGGTTAAAGAAATCGGGATCAAAAGTATTTAAAGTATCTGATATTTTTGGAACTGAAGAAATAAAAGATATAAATGGTGCATTGACATTAATGACTAATATTTCTGGTGGCGTCGTATTCGTTGATAAAGATGATAATATCGTAACTTCGAATTATGGTAAAAATTGGAAAGTAGAATTAATGCTCAATGGTTTAGTTATTAAAACTATGCAAACAGGAACTAATGGTTCATTCTCGATGGTAGATGAAGTCCTTCCACAAAATGACAATTATGTACTTAAATTTACGAATACTGCAAATTCAAAAGATTTCAAGTATAGTTCAGTTCTAAACGACTTACATGATGGGACTGCAACTGAACGTGTAATCATGGGACATACATATACAAATGGAATTCTCTACATTACAGATACTGATACACCTGAAATTAAAAATCTGACAGCAGACAAAGCATTACAACCAACAGATATTTCATATAGTGTTACAGATGCTACAACAGATGTAACTGAGGCTTGGACAATTAAAAATGCATCTGGAGCAACTATTGCTTCCGGTACAAAACAAGCAGATGTAAAAGCAGCGATCGCAGCAATTGATGCAGCTGGTGAATATACATTTGAAATCGTTGCAACTGATGCAGCTAAAAATGAAGCCAAAGGAACTACAACATTCAAATTCATTCCTAAGACAGCTGGAAATGAACCAGTATTAAATGTTACAGGAACAAGTAAAACAGTAGAATTAGGTTCTGCAAAACCAAACCTAAAAACAGCATTCGGCGTAACTGCTACTGATAAATTAGGTGGTGCAATTGCAGATGCTCAAATAACTGCAACCGAAATTGATTCAATTCCTGTAGACTCAAGTGGAAATGTAACAACAGAGGGAAGTTATAAAGTTAAGCTCGAAGTAACAGATCCAACAACAGGTCTTAAAGCTAATAAAGAAGTAACTGTAACTGTAGTTGATACAACAGCTCCAGTATTAACCGTTACTCCTACAACAATTAATCTAAACCTTAAAAAAGGTAAAGCAAATGCATTAACATTTGATGAATTTGTTGAAAATCACTTAACAATGACAATGGTCGAAGCTGGAAGCCAAACAGGCATCAAACTTCAATCAGATGATTATAGTGTAGATTTCGCTAATAACGGAACTAACACATTCAAAGTTTATGTTGTTGATAGCGCAGTAGCTAAGAATAAATCAAATGAAGTATCAATTACTGTAAATGTAGAAATGTTTGATGAAATTGATGATAATAATAATGAAGCAATCAATGCACATGACTTCAACATTAAGTTAAGTGATGTAAATGATGCAAACTTAATCATTGGTGCAGATGCAAAAGCATATGACATTAGTGTATCACCTAAAAATCCAGTAGGTTTGACGGTAGTATCGCCATTACCAACAACAGTTGGTGATCACACAGTAAAATTCGAAACGGAAAAAGGAACTTCAAAAGAAGTAAAAGCCCATGTATTCGATGATATCGATTCAGGAACAAAAGAAGCAATCAACGGACATGACTTCAACATTAAGTTAAGTGATGTAAATGATGCAAACTTAATCGCTGGTGCAGACGCAGCAGCATTCGATGTAACGACAAATACTCCAGTATCTGTAGCAATCGCAACAGTGACACATTCAATTACAAGTGTGGGAGATTACCCTGTTAAATTCGAAACAGCAGCCGGAACTTCAAAAGAAGTAACAGCGCATGTATACGATGAAATTAATCCTATAAATAATGAAGCAATTAATGCACATGATTTTGTAATTCAATTATCATATGTAAACGAAGCAAACGTAAAACAATTATCAGGTCTAAAAGCATTTGACCTAAGTGTTGATCCTGCAGTTCAATTAAACAATGATGATATTAACGTATCAGCATTACCAACAACTTCAGGTGTTCACAACATTACATTCACAACAGCTAAAGGCTCATCAATCACAGTTAAAGCACATGTGTTTGATATCGTGGATAATGTAAATAAAATTGCTATTAATGCTAACGATTTCTCAATGCTTATTGATGATGTAAACGAAGCTAAATTTATCGAAAATTCAGGCGTTGAAGCATTTGATGTATCAGATGTTAATAACATTACGCCAATTACAGACATCAAAGTGATTTCACAATTACCTACAACAGTTGGTAAACATAAAGTTAAATTCGAAGCAACTAATGCAGCTGGTAATACAGAAAACATTGAGGTAGATGCATCACTCTTTGATCATGGAACAATTACTCCAGGTCAAGGATCAATCTTTGCAAACAACTTTGACATGAAGATGAAAAACATGAACAACGCAAGTGTTATCGCAGCAGCAGGTGTAACAGCATTTGACGCAAACGGTAATGCAGTTGATGTTAAAGACATCAAACTCGTAAGTGCACTTCCTACAACAGCTGGATTCCATAACTTCATCTTTGAAGCAAATGGTGTTCAAGTTACTGTTTTAGGACATGTTACAGCACGTTATCAAGTTGTTGGACATGACTTAAATATGACAATGGCTGAATTCAAGGCATTCAAAGCTAATGGTACGATTGAAAAAGAAATTATCAAACGTGCAGAAGGTAAAGTAATTAACTTGGATACAGGCGAAATTGCAGAACTTGCAAGTGTTGATTACCATACAGCAGATATTACAAAACTTGCTCCTGGTAAATATGATGTGGTCTTGAACTACACAATCGATGGTGACTTTATTGATGAAGAAACACCTTCAACATTTGGCATGAATAAAACAATCAGTAAACATGTTAACTTAAATATTACTGATGATAGTAATTCTGGAAATGGATCGAATAACGGTTCAAACAACGGTTCAAACAACGGTTCTACAAATGGATCTCAAAATGGTTCAGGAAATGGAACTAACACAGATAAAAATGCATCATCACTTCCTTCAACAGGTATTGCAGTAGATAGTACACCAGTACTTCTTGCAAGTGGTCTTGTTGTTCTAGGATTTGTCTTAATGCTTATGAATAAAAAGAAAAAAAACGAAGATCAATAA
- the mltG gene encoding endolytic transglycosylase MltG, producing the protein MKDLEKKQRYVYLAALMMLLFIVFVRGGARIKMSHDTLRKPAASESDVIVFLVTSDDTLDTIAERLEGQGIVRSKKFFNKTIQRSTTQNIKPGNYFLDRSSTYEELASQLTNPENKVGREVDITFIPNDWAKDFAFKIGNITNLRADDILSAWSDPVYLKSLSKDYPFLTEAVLNPSLNVGLEGYLTPETYRFFTQTTVDAVTRRLLDQTLAFYQEHKALFETQKLKIHEIYTLASIINFETENFDDMKRVSGVFYSRLQSEMPLQSSVTVCYALYEYETWQQCESNTDIDSKFNTYQHLGLPIGPVMNPSQNALLAAMEPERHQYYYFVGDMKHHDVYFAETLSEHEYNVETYVDPYR; encoded by the coding sequence ATGAAAGATTTAGAGAAGAAACAACGTTATGTTTATCTCGCAGCATTGATGATGCTGCTTTTTATTGTATTTGTTAGAGGTGGGGCACGTATTAAAATGAGTCACGATACGTTGCGAAAGCCAGCGGCGTCTGAATCGGATGTGATTGTGTTTCTGGTTACATCTGATGATACCCTGGATACCATTGCTGAGCGTCTTGAAGGGCAAGGGATAGTCCGTTCAAAAAAATTTTTCAATAAAACAATCCAACGATCCACAACGCAAAACATTAAGCCAGGAAATTATTTTTTAGATCGTTCATCAACCTATGAGGAACTTGCAAGTCAATTAACCAATCCAGAAAACAAAGTTGGACGCGAAGTTGATATCACATTTATCCCAAATGATTGGGCTAAAGATTTTGCGTTTAAAATTGGGAACATTACCAACCTCAGAGCAGATGATATTTTATCGGCTTGGAGTGATCCAGTGTACTTAAAATCCCTAAGCAAGGACTATCCGTTTTTAACTGAAGCTGTATTAAACCCCTCGTTAAATGTTGGTTTAGAAGGGTATCTTACCCCTGAAACCTATCGTTTCTTTACTCAAACAACCGTCGATGCGGTTACGCGAAGACTTTTAGACCAAACCCTTGCGTTTTACCAAGAACATAAAGCTTTATTTGAGACTCAAAAACTCAAGATCCATGAAATCTATACACTGGCTTCAATTATTAATTTTGAAACCGAAAATTTTGATGATATGAAACGGGTCTCCGGTGTATTTTATAGTCGACTCCAATCGGAAATGCCCTTGCAATCCAGTGTTACCGTCTGTTATGCATTGTATGAATATGAAACCTGGCAACAATGTGAATCGAATACAGATATTGATTCTAAATTTAATACATATCAACATTTGGGACTTCCTATTGGTCCGGTTATGAATCCATCTCAAAATGCACTCTTAGCTGCAATGGAACCGGAAAGACACCAGTATTATTATTTTGTTGGTGATATGAAACATCATGATGTTTATTTTGCGGAAACGTTATCAGAACATGAGTATAATGTGGAAACATATGTTGATCCCTATCGATAA